In the Pseudomonas sp. ADAK2 genome, one interval contains:
- a CDS encoding TIGR03364 family FAD-dependent oxidoreductase, whose product MTQHHDMLIVGAGILGLSHAYAAAKRGLKVSVFERSETPLGASVRNFGQALVTGQPPGPMLELAKASRDIWGHWANVAGLQLKRNGSYLFARTEAEEHLLQAFCNGRAVEHNYNVELLRGAALRDLYGGQFSHHRAALHGMDDQQLYSREAIAALIDYLRRELGVEFHFSTLVRDIEPGRLQSTAGSFSAGQIIVCSGHDYQTLLAEPIAALNPQICRLQMLRARPQINLNLQHALLTGLSCVHYGAFADLPEAAAVQAQILRDAPHLHDNGIHLLISPTPYGELIIGDSHHYGSDPSPFNAEQVDDWMIELAEQTLGCKIQVLERWQGVYGSKGPGPFSFLRPQPGVSVALMHTGVGMSVGPAMAERNVALLLGED is encoded by the coding sequence ATGACGCAACACCACGACATGCTCATCGTCGGCGCCGGCATCCTCGGCCTGTCCCACGCCTACGCCGCCGCCAAGCGCGGTCTCAAAGTCAGCGTTTTCGAACGCAGCGAAACACCTTTGGGCGCTTCGGTCCGCAACTTCGGCCAGGCCTTGGTCACCGGCCAACCTCCCGGCCCGATGCTCGAACTGGCCAAAGCGAGCCGCGACATCTGGGGCCATTGGGCCAACGTCGCCGGCCTGCAACTCAAGCGCAACGGCTCATATCTATTTGCGCGCACCGAAGCCGAAGAACACCTGCTACAAGCCTTTTGCAACGGTCGCGCCGTGGAACACAACTACAACGTCGAACTGTTGCGCGGCGCGGCGTTGCGGGATTTGTACGGCGGCCAGTTCAGCCATCACCGTGCTGCGCTGCACGGCATGGACGATCAGCAACTGTATTCCCGCGAGGCAATTGCGGCGTTGATCGATTACCTGCGCCGCGAACTCGGCGTCGAGTTTCATTTCTCCACGTTGGTGCGCGACATCGAGCCCGGCCGCTTGCAAAGCACCGCCGGCAGTTTCAGCGCCGGGCAGATCATCGTCTGTTCCGGCCATGATTATCAGACGTTGCTGGCCGAACCGATTGCCGCGCTCAACCCGCAAATCTGCCGCCTGCAAATGCTCCGCGCCCGGCCGCAAATCAACCTGAATCTGCAACACGCGTTGCTCACCGGATTGAGTTGCGTGCATTACGGCGCATTTGCCGACCTGCCGGAAGCCGCCGCGGTCCAGGCGCAAATCCTGCGCGACGCACCGCATTTGCACGACAACGGCATTCACCTGCTGATCAGCCCGACGCCTTACGGCGAATTGATCATCGGCGATTCCCACCATTACGGCAGCGATCCTTCACCGTTCAACGCCGAGCAGGTGGACGACTGGATGATCGAACTGGCCGAGCAAACGCTGGGCTGCAAAATACAAGTGCTGGAGCGCTGGCAAGGGGTCTATGGTTCAAAAGGCCCGGGCCCGTTCTCGTTCCTGCGCCCGCAACCCGGTGTAAGCGTGGCGCTGATGCACACC
- a CDS encoding putative 2-aminoethylphosphonate ABC transporter substrate-binding protein, protein MFKPLALAAAVLTAFSLNAFAAKTELTVYTALEAEQLKTYKDAFEKANPDVEIKWVRDSTGIITAKLLAEKERPQADAVWGLAASSLAILDQQGMLQSYAPKDLGKIGGNYRDAANPPAWVGMDVWAATICFNTVEAEKQGLSKPVSWQDLTKPEYKGKIVMPNPASSGTGFLDVSAWLQTFGEKQGWAYMDGLHQNIGQYVHSGSKPCKLAASGEFPIGISFEYPAVQLKRQGAPLDIILPKEGLGWEIEATAVIKGTQHEDAAKKLADFSASPAAMELYKENFAVLAQPGIAKPQTELPADYEQRLIKNDFAWASKNRDEILTEWRKRYDGKSEKVVAK, encoded by the coding sequence ATGTTCAAGCCCCTGGCCCTGGCCGCTGCTGTCCTCACCGCTTTCAGCCTGAACGCCTTCGCGGCGAAAACCGAGTTGACGGTGTACACCGCCCTCGAAGCCGAACAACTGAAGACCTACAAGGACGCCTTCGAAAAGGCCAACCCGGACGTCGAGATCAAGTGGGTGCGTGACTCCACCGGGATCATCACCGCCAAGTTGCTGGCCGAGAAAGAGCGCCCGCAAGCCGATGCGGTCTGGGGCCTGGCCGCATCGAGCCTGGCGATCCTCGATCAGCAAGGCATGCTGCAAAGCTACGCGCCGAAGGACCTGGGCAAGATCGGCGGCAACTACCGCGATGCCGCCAACCCGCCAGCCTGGGTCGGCATGGACGTGTGGGCCGCGACCATTTGCTTCAACACCGTCGAAGCCGAGAAGCAGGGCCTGAGCAAACCCGTGAGCTGGCAAGACCTGACCAAGCCTGAGTACAAAGGCAAGATCGTCATGCCTAACCCGGCCTCGTCCGGTACTGGTTTCCTCGACGTCAGCGCCTGGCTGCAAACCTTTGGCGAGAAGCAGGGCTGGGCCTACATGGATGGCTTGCACCAGAACATAGGTCAATACGTTCACTCCGGTTCCAAGCCGTGCAAACTCGCGGCGTCCGGTGAATTCCCGATTGGTATCTCCTTTGAATACCCGGCGGTTCAGCTGAAACGCCAAGGCGCGCCGCTGGACATCATCCTGCCGAAAGAAGGCCTGGGTTGGGAGATTGAAGCGACTGCGGTGATCAAGGGTACGCAGCACGAAGACGCGGCGAAGAAACTGGCGGACTTCTCGGCCAGCCCGGCGGCGATGGAGCTTTACAAAGAGAACTTCGCGGTCCTCGCGCAGCCAGGTATCGCCAAACCGCAGACCGAATTACCGGCGGATTACGAGCAGCGGCTGATCAAGAACGACTTTGCCTGGGCGTCGAAGAATCGCGACGAAATCCTGACTGAGTGGCGCAAGCGCTATGACGGCAAGTCCGAGAAAGTGGTTGCCAAGTAA